A region of Plantactinospora sp. BC1 DNA encodes the following proteins:
- the uvrB gene encoding excinuclease ABC subunit UvrB produces the protein MALDIPRLDGRFQVISEFQPSGDQPTAIDDLERRVRRGDRHSVLLGATGTGKSATAAWLIERLQRPTLVLAPNKTLCAQLAKEFSELLPNNAVEYFVSYYDYYQPEAYIPQTDTYIEKDSSINEEVERLRHATTMSLLTRRDVVVVATVSAIYGLGTPQEYLDRSVRIRVGQEVERDKLLRRLVDVQYTRNDMAFNRGTFRVRGDTLEIIPAYEELALRIEFFGDEVEKLYYLHPLTGEVVREVDHLLIFPATHYTAGPERMERALAGIEAELAERLAELERQGKLLEAQRLRMRTTYDVEMMRQVGFCSGIENYSMHIDGRSPGSAPHCLLDYFPDDFLTVVDESHVTIPQIGGMYEGDASRKRMLIDHGFRLPSAADNRPLRFDEFLDRVGQMVFLSATPGPWELEQAQGEVVEQVIRPTGLVDPEVVVKPTKGQIDDLMHEIKLRTERDERVLVTTLTKKMAEDLSDYLLEHGIRVRYLHSEVDTLRRVELLRELRKGDYDVLVGINLLREGLDLPEVSLVAILDADKEGFLRSGRSLIQTIGRAARNVSGQVHMYADKMTPSMAEAIEETNRRRAKQVAHNEANGISPEPLRKKIHDILDDIYREAEDTEGATTRVGGAVRQMSRGKAPTPETRSRGRVGAAPAREGMARAELAQLIQELNDQMLAAARELQFELAARIRDEVAELKKELRGMDAAGVN, from the coding sequence ATGGCGCTCGACATTCCGCGGCTCGACGGCCGCTTCCAGGTGATCTCCGAGTTCCAGCCCTCGGGTGACCAGCCGACCGCCATCGACGACCTGGAGCGCAGGGTCCGTCGCGGCGACCGGCACAGTGTGCTGCTCGGCGCCACCGGCACCGGCAAGAGCGCGACCGCGGCGTGGCTGATCGAGCGGTTGCAGCGCCCCACCCTGGTGCTGGCGCCGAACAAGACCCTCTGCGCCCAGCTCGCCAAGGAGTTCAGCGAGCTGCTGCCGAACAACGCCGTCGAATACTTCGTCTCCTACTACGACTACTACCAGCCCGAGGCGTACATTCCGCAGACCGACACCTACATCGAGAAGGACTCCTCGATCAACGAGGAGGTCGAGCGGCTTCGGCACGCGACCACGATGTCCCTGCTGACCCGCCGGGACGTGGTGGTGGTCGCCACCGTCTCGGCGATCTACGGTCTGGGCACCCCGCAGGAATACCTGGACCGGTCGGTGCGGATCCGGGTCGGCCAGGAGGTCGAGCGGGACAAGCTGCTCCGCCGGCTGGTCGACGTGCAGTACACCCGCAACGACATGGCCTTCAACCGGGGCACCTTCCGGGTCCGGGGCGACACGCTGGAGATCATCCCGGCGTACGAGGAGCTGGCGCTCCGGATCGAGTTCTTCGGCGACGAGGTGGAGAAGCTCTACTACCTGCACCCGCTGACCGGCGAGGTGGTCCGGGAGGTCGACCATCTGCTGATCTTCCCGGCCACCCACTACACCGCCGGCCCGGAGCGGATGGAGCGGGCGCTCGCCGGCATCGAGGCCGAGTTGGCCGAGCGGCTGGCCGAGCTGGAGCGGCAGGGCAAGCTGCTGGAGGCGCAGCGGCTGCGGATGCGCACCACCTACGACGTGGAGATGATGCGCCAGGTCGGCTTCTGCTCCGGCATCGAGAACTACTCGATGCACATCGACGGCCGGTCGCCGGGGAGCGCACCGCACTGTCTGCTCGACTACTTCCCCGACGACTTCCTGACCGTGGTCGACGAGTCGCACGTCACCATCCCGCAGATCGGTGGCATGTACGAGGGCGACGCCTCCCGGAAGCGGATGCTGATCGACCACGGTTTCCGGCTGCCCAGCGCCGCCGACAACCGGCCGCTGCGCTTCGACGAGTTCCTGGACCGGGTCGGCCAGATGGTCTTCCTCTCCGCCACCCCCGGCCCGTGGGAGCTGGAGCAGGCCCAGGGCGAGGTGGTCGAGCAGGTGATCCGGCCGACCGGCCTGGTCGACCCCGAGGTGGTGGTGAAGCCCACCAAGGGGCAGATCGACGACCTGATGCACGAGATCAAGCTGCGCACCGAGCGGGACGAGCGGGTCCTGGTCACCACGTTGACCAAGAAGATGGCGGAGGATCTCTCCGACTATCTGCTGGAGCACGGCATCCGGGTCCGCTACCTGCACTCGGAGGTCGACACGCTGCGCCGGGTGGAGCTGCTGCGCGAGCTGCGCAAGGGCGACTACGACGTACTGGTCGGGATCAACCTGCTCCGGGAGGGGCTGGACCTGCCCGAGGTGTCGCTGGTGGCGATCCTCGACGCCGACAAGGAGGGCTTCCTGCGCAGCGGCCGGTCGCTGATCCAGACCATCGGCCGGGCCGCCCGAAACGTCTCCGGCCAGGTGCACATGTACGCGGACAAGATGACCCCGTCGATGGCCGAGGCGATCGAGGAGACGAACCGGCGCCGGGCCAAGCAGGTCGCGCACAACGAGGCGAACGGGATCAGCCCGGAACCGCTGCGCAAGAAGATCCACGACATCCTGGACGACATCTACCGGGAGGCCGAGGACACCGAGGGGGCGACCACCCGGGTCGGCGGCGCGGTGCGGCAGATGTCCCGGGGCAAGGCGCCGACGCCGGAGACCCGCAGCCGGGGCCGGGTCGGTGCCGCACCGGCCCGGGAGGGGATGGCCCGGGCCGAGCTGGCCCAGCTCATCCAGGAACTCAACGACCAGATGCTGGCCGCCGCCCGGGAGTTGCAGTTCGAGCTCGCCGCCCGGATTCGCGACGAGGTGGCCGAGCTGAAGAAGGAGCTGCGCGGGATGGACGCGGCCGGGGTCAACTGA
- a CDS encoding SDR family oxidoreductase, protein MAERVALVTGVSRRAGIAAAVARRFAAAGYRLQLTGLPGYDEAQPYGGDPEGIPGLLAELERLTGDPDLTRYRAADLTSPTAPAELVEAAVLAHGRLDVLVAAHAYSTPTPLGRLDADEIDRHLVVNVRANLLLAEAFAAAFDAGSGGRLVLFSSGQRLGPMPDELAYAASKAGVENLARQLSPLLMPRGITVNCVNPGPTDTGWASPEEMAAGGHLFPGGQWGQPDDAARLVEWLCSPDGRWITGQVIDSEGGFNRYA, encoded by the coding sequence ATGGCGGAACGGGTCGCACTGGTAACCGGAGTCAGTCGCCGGGCGGGGATCGCCGCCGCGGTCGCCCGGCGGTTCGCCGCCGCCGGCTACCGGCTACAGCTGACCGGCCTACCCGGGTACGACGAGGCACAGCCGTACGGCGGCGACCCCGAGGGCATCCCCGGACTGCTCGCCGAACTGGAGCGGCTGACCGGCGACCCCGACCTGACCCGGTACCGGGCCGCCGACCTGACCTCGCCGACCGCCCCGGCCGAACTGGTCGAGGCGGCGGTACTCGCCCACGGCCGGCTCGACGTGCTGGTCGCGGCGCACGCCTATTCGACGCCCACCCCGCTCGGCAGGCTCGACGCGGACGAGATCGACCGGCACCTCGTGGTCAACGTGCGGGCGAACCTGCTCCTCGCCGAGGCGTTCGCGGCGGCGTTCGACGCCGGCTCCGGGGGCCGGCTGGTGCTCTTCTCCAGCGGCCAACGGCTCGGCCCGATGCCGGACGAGCTGGCGTACGCGGCCAGCAAGGCCGGGGTGGAGAACCTGGCCCGGCAGTTGAGCCCGCTGCTCATGCCCCGCGGCATCACGGTGAACTGCGTCAACCCGGGGCCGACCGACACCGGTTGGGCCTCGCCGGAGGAGATGGCGGCCGGCGGTCACCTCTTCCCCGGCGGCCAGTGGGGGCAGCCGGACGACGCCGCCCGGCTCGTCGAGTGGCTCTGCTCGCCGGACGGCCGCTGGATCACCGGCCAGGTGATCGACTCCGAGGGCGGCTTCAACCGGTACGCCTGA
- a CDS encoding STM4013/SEN3800 family hydrolase, whose protein sequence is MKELIGSHDLLFVTLDTLRYDVAEELASAGRTPNLVRALPGGVWERRHSPASFTYAAHQAFFAGFLPTPTTPGPHTRLFAAAAPGSESTGEQTWTFDAPDVVRALAGAGYHTVCVGGVGFFNGRSPLGGVLPALFAEAHWEPEFGVSAPRCFEAQLDRIATVLPTVPEERPLFLFVNVAAIHQPNRHYLPGADRDSRESHAAALEYVDRHIGRLFALATSRDRPCLVLLCSDHGTAYGEEGHSGHRLGHEVVWTVPYGQFVLEPGDWGKPGDWPGPEQSG, encoded by the coding sequence ATGAAGGAGCTGATCGGCAGCCACGACCTGTTGTTCGTCACCCTGGACACACTCCGGTACGACGTGGCCGAGGAGCTTGCCTCGGCCGGGCGTACGCCGAATCTGGTGCGTGCGCTGCCGGGCGGGGTCTGGGAGCGACGGCACAGTCCGGCCAGCTTCACCTACGCGGCGCACCAGGCGTTCTTCGCCGGCTTCCTGCCCACGCCGACCACACCCGGCCCGCACACCCGGCTCTTCGCGGCGGCCGCCCCGGGCAGCGAGAGCACCGGTGAGCAGACCTGGACCTTCGACGCCCCGGACGTGGTGCGGGCCCTGGCCGGGGCGGGTTACCACACCGTCTGCGTGGGCGGCGTCGGCTTCTTCAACGGCCGGTCCCCGCTCGGCGGCGTGCTGCCGGCCCTCTTCGCCGAGGCGCACTGGGAGCCCGAGTTCGGCGTGTCCGCGCCCCGGTGCTTCGAGGCGCAGCTCGACCGGATCGCCACCGTGCTGCCGACCGTGCCGGAGGAGCGGCCGCTCTTCCTCTTCGTCAACGTCGCGGCGATCCACCAGCCGAACCGGCACTATCTGCCCGGCGCCGACCGGGACTCCCGGGAGAGCCACGCCGCCGCGCTGGAGTACGTCGACCGGCACATCGGACGGCTCTTCGCCCTCGCGACCTCCCGGGACCGGCCCTGCCTGGTGCTGCTCTGCTCCGACCACGGCACCGCGTACGGCGAGGAGGGGCACAGCGGTCACCGGCTCGGTCACGAGGTGGTGTGGACGGTGCCGTACGGGCAGTTCGTCCTCGAACCGGGGGACTGGGGCAAGCCCGGCGACTGGCCGGGGCCGGAACAGTCGGGGTGA
- a CDS encoding antibiotic biosynthesis monooxygenase, which produces MVLEIALIDVLAGQEEAFAEAYAKGHPTLAGTPGCRSVRMTRGIESPSRFVLLVEWESVEAHLENFRATERFDTWRSLIGPYFAAPPVVEHFTDVPAQG; this is translated from the coding sequence ATGGTGCTGGAGATTGCCCTGATCGACGTGCTGGCCGGTCAGGAGGAGGCGTTCGCCGAGGCGTACGCCAAGGGTCACCCGACGCTGGCCGGTACCCCCGGCTGCCGGTCCGTCCGGATGACCCGGGGGATCGAGTCGCCGTCCCGGTTCGTGCTGCTGGTCGAGTGGGAGTCGGTCGAGGCCCACCTGGAGAACTTCCGGGCCACCGAGCGGTTCGACACCTGGCGCTCGCTGATCGGCCCGTACTTCGCCGCCCCGCCGGTGGTCGAGCACTTCACCGACGTACCCGCGCAGGGCTGA
- the pnuC gene encoding nicotinamide riboside transporter PnuC, with translation MLDWLTGTAFTVADTPTSRAELLGFATGVLNVWLLARQKMWNWPVGIANVLLLMLLFWTAGLYADAGLQIVYVALGLYGWWAWLFGGAQRSRLVVSRTGRREWTVLVGAGAVLTLLLWLLLDRATDSTVPLPDAVTTALSLMATYGQCRKRVESWWIWITADLVYIPLYAYKGLYLTAALYVVFLGLCVLGLRNWRADLRRLSAAARPMAPGPAPATP, from the coding sequence ATGCTCGACTGGCTGACCGGTACGGCATTCACCGTGGCGGATACGCCGACCAGCCGGGCCGAACTGCTCGGCTTCGCGACCGGCGTACTCAACGTCTGGTTGCTGGCCCGGCAGAAGATGTGGAACTGGCCGGTCGGTATCGCCAACGTGCTGCTGCTGATGCTGCTCTTCTGGACCGCCGGCCTGTACGCCGACGCCGGGCTCCAGATCGTCTACGTCGCACTCGGCCTCTACGGCTGGTGGGCCTGGCTCTTCGGCGGTGCGCAGCGGAGCCGGCTGGTGGTCAGCCGGACCGGCCGTCGGGAGTGGACGGTGCTGGTCGGCGCCGGTGCGGTGCTGACGCTGCTGCTCTGGCTGCTGCTGGACCGGGCGACCGACTCGACCGTGCCGCTGCCGGACGCGGTCACCACCGCGCTCTCCCTGATGGCGACGTACGGCCAGTGCCGCAAGCGGGTGGAGAGCTGGTGGATCTGGATCACCGCCGATCTCGTCTACATCCCGCTCTACGCCTACAAGGGCCTCTACCTGACCGCCGCGCTGTACGTGGTCTTCCTCGGGCTCTGCGTACTCGGGTTGCGGAACTGGCGGGCCGACCTGCGCCGGCTCTCGGCCGCCGCCCGGCCGATGGCGCCCGGGCCGGCGCCGGCCACCCCGTGA
- a CDS encoding AAA family ATPase — translation MRDPGGPAAAPRPGRAAPPTARNTGSFPAGRPGRGAEAAHPVVAAAGRPEFGHGLVVGKFYPPHAGHHALIAEAARRCAAVTVVVAPSRRESIPLELRLEWLREVHAADRHVRFVGRYDDHPVDYADPAAWEAHCAVFRAAVGPDRVDAVFSSEAYGAELARRFDAVDVPVDPARTALPVSGTAVRADPVRHWAMLSPPVRAWFVRRIVVVGAESTGTTTVAEALARHYRTRWVPEYGRELTEAKLGRLRRTDPAATIFDVEWDRADFETVVREQQAAEDAAARRSGPLLFCDTDARATAVWEERYLGSTSPRVRAAARRPDLYLLTDHRGVPFADDGLRDGAHLRGWMTERFRAVLAESGVPVIELTGPLRDRLRAAILACDAILAAGWSLADPVWPRDST, via the coding sequence GTGCGCGACCCGGGCGGCCCCGCCGCCGCACCACGGCCCGGCCGGGCGGCTCCGCCGACCGCACGGAACACCGGAAGCTTTCCCGCCGGGCGGCCCGGCCGGGGTGCGGAGGCGGCCCACCCGGTGGTGGCGGCAGCCGGCCGGCCGGAGTTCGGGCACGGGCTGGTGGTGGGGAAGTTCTATCCGCCGCACGCCGGGCACCACGCGCTGATCGCCGAGGCGGCCCGCCGGTGCGCCGCCGTCACGGTGGTGGTGGCGCCGTCCCGGCGGGAGTCGATCCCGCTGGAGCTGCGGCTGGAGTGGTTGCGCGAGGTGCACGCCGCCGACCGGCACGTCCGGTTCGTCGGCCGGTACGACGACCATCCGGTCGACTACGCCGATCCGGCGGCCTGGGAGGCGCACTGTGCGGTCTTCCGGGCGGCGGTCGGACCGGACCGGGTCGACGCCGTCTTCTCCTCCGAGGCGTACGGAGCGGAGCTGGCCCGCCGGTTCGACGCGGTGGACGTACCCGTCGATCCGGCCCGGACCGCCCTTCCGGTCTCCGGCACGGCGGTCCGGGCCGATCCGGTGCGGCACTGGGCGATGCTCAGCCCACCGGTCCGGGCCTGGTTCGTCCGTCGGATCGTGGTGGTGGGCGCCGAGTCGACCGGTACCACCACGGTGGCCGAGGCGCTGGCCCGGCACTACCGCACCCGCTGGGTGCCCGAGTACGGCCGGGAACTCACCGAGGCGAAGCTCGGCCGGCTGCGGCGTACCGACCCGGCTGCGACGATCTTCGACGTCGAGTGGGACCGGGCGGACTTCGAGACGGTGGTCCGGGAGCAGCAGGCGGCCGAGGACGCCGCCGCCCGGCGGAGTGGGCCGCTGCTCTTCTGCGACACCGACGCCCGGGCCACCGCCGTCTGGGAGGAGCGGTATCTCGGTTCTACCTCGCCCCGGGTCCGGGCCGCCGCCCGCCGACCCGATCTCTATCTGCTGACCGACCACCGAGGGGTGCCGTTCGCCGACGACGGACTGCGGGACGGGGCACACCTGCGGGGCTGGATGACCGAGCGGTTTCGTGCCGTCCTGGCCGAGTCCGGGGTACCCGTGATCGAACTCACCGGTCCGCTCCGGGACCGGCTGCGCGCCGCGATCCTGGCCTGCGACGCGATCCTCGCGGCCGGTTGGTCCCTGGCCGACCCGGTCTGGCCCCGGGATAGCACCTAG
- a CDS encoding TerC family protein → MNVSAWVWVVSLVVLTAILLLDLVIIGRRPHEPSLKESGLWVALYVGLAIVFGVGLALTTNFTVAGEFYTGWLTEYSLSVDNLFVFVIIMSRFGVPRQYQQKVLLIGIVLALVMRGGFIAAGAALINQFSWVFYIFGAFLIYTAINFFRQGEPTEDDFKENLLIRWSRRALPISRDFSGTRLTVQENGRRLFTPMLIVLIAIGTTDLVFALDSIPAIFGITQEPYLVFTANVFALMGLRQLYFLLGGLLDRLVYLNIGLAVVLGFIGVKLVLEALAGNNLGFLNGGEPISWAPHIPIWLSLTVILGTLAIATVASLIKSSRDRRSTDKVPVA, encoded by the coding sequence TTGAACGTGTCCGCCTGGGTGTGGGTCGTCTCGCTGGTCGTGCTGACGGCGATCCTGCTACTCGATCTCGTGATCATCGGCCGACGACCCCACGAGCCGAGCCTGAAGGAGTCCGGCCTCTGGGTCGCCCTCTACGTCGGCCTCGCGATCGTCTTCGGGGTCGGTCTGGCCCTGACCACCAACTTCACCGTAGCCGGGGAGTTCTACACCGGTTGGCTGACCGAATACAGCCTCTCGGTGGACAACCTCTTCGTCTTCGTGATCATCATGTCCAGATTCGGCGTGCCCCGGCAGTACCAGCAGAAGGTGCTGCTGATCGGCATCGTGCTGGCGCTGGTGATGCGCGGCGGCTTCATCGCGGCCGGTGCGGCCCTGATCAACCAGTTCTCCTGGGTCTTCTACATCTTCGGCGCGTTCCTCATCTACACGGCGATCAACTTCTTCCGCCAGGGTGAGCCGACCGAGGACGACTTCAAGGAGAACCTGCTGATCCGCTGGAGTCGGCGCGCCCTGCCGATCTCCCGGGACTTCTCCGGCACCCGGCTCACGGTGCAGGAGAACGGCCGCCGGCTCTTCACCCCGATGCTGATCGTGCTGATCGCGATCGGCACCACCGACCTGGTCTTCGCGCTCGACTCCATCCCGGCGATCTTCGGGATCACCCAGGAGCCGTACCTGGTCTTCACCGCCAACGTCTTCGCGCTGATGGGGCTGCGGCAGCTCTACTTCCTGCTCGGCGGGCTGCTCGACCGGCTGGTCTACCTCAACATCGGGCTCGCCGTGGTGCTCGGCTTCATCGGGGTCAAGCTGGTGCTGGAGGCGCTGGCCGGCAACAACCTCGGGTTCCTCAACGGCGGCGAGCCGATCAGCTGGGCGCCGCACATCCCGATCTGGCTCTCGCTCACCGTCATCCTGGGCACCCTGGCGATCGCGACCGTGGCCAGCCTGATCAAGTCGAGTCGGGACCGCCGGTCGACCGACAAGGTCCCGGTCGCCTGA
- a CDS encoding NlpC/P60 family protein: MVLRSGHEAVVRVAVATLWARPEAVRPVDAPALSRRTDIAGWISGMTADQRVGECVLSQLLLGERVLVEQVRPDGWVRVVAVEQPAARLDPRGYPGWLPGEQLVEAADPAPAPTDLVVAATVTRLHDAPSGAVLLPGVILGTRLASAGPPRGGWRPVRVPDHGQPLWAPDTHLAPAPSRLPSATEVLTVASRLRNVVYLWGGVSAYGIDCSGLVHLAWRRFGVRLPRDADDQAAATVPVPLGAERPGDLYFFARPGRPVHHIGIVTARPGPDGDRRMLHACYTKRRVLEEPMPADRVATLVGAHRVTEPFPG; encoded by the coding sequence ATGGTGCTGCGCTCGGGGCACGAGGCCGTTGTCCGGGTCGCCGTCGCCACCCTGTGGGCGCGTCCGGAGGCGGTCCGCCCGGTGGACGCACCGGCGTTGTCCCGCCGGACCGACATCGCCGGCTGGATCTCCGGGATGACCGCCGACCAGCGGGTCGGCGAGTGCGTGCTCAGTCAGCTCCTGCTCGGCGAGCGGGTACTGGTCGAACAGGTCCGCCCGGACGGCTGGGTCCGGGTCGTCGCCGTGGAACAGCCGGCGGCCAGGCTCGACCCGAGGGGATATCCGGGCTGGCTACCGGGCGAGCAGCTCGTCGAGGCCGCCGATCCGGCGCCGGCACCGACGGACCTGGTCGTCGCGGCGACCGTCACCCGGCTGCACGACGCCCCGTCCGGCGCGGTGCTGCTGCCCGGGGTCATCCTGGGCACCCGGCTGGCCAGCGCGGGACCGCCCCGGGGCGGCTGGCGGCCGGTGCGGGTCCCCGACCACGGGCAGCCGCTCTGGGCTCCCGACACCCATCTCGCCCCGGCACCGAGCCGGCTGCCCAGCGCGACCGAGGTGCTCACGGTGGCCAGTCGGCTGCGTAACGTGGTCTATCTCTGGGGCGGCGTCTCGGCGTACGGCATCGACTGCTCCGGCCTGGTGCACCTGGCCTGGCGGCGCTTCGGCGTACGCCTGCCGAGAGACGCCGACGACCAGGCGGCGGCGACGGTCCCGGTGCCGCTCGGCGCGGAACGCCCCGGCGACCTCTACTTCTTCGCCCGTCCCGGCCGGCCCGTGCACCACATCGGCATCGTCACGGCCCGTCCCGGACCGGACGGCGACCGGCGGATGCTGCACGCCTGCTACACCAAGCGCCGGGTCCTGGAGGAACCGATGCCCGCCGACCGGGTCGCGACGCTGGTCGGCGCGCACCGGGTCACCGAACCCTTTCCCGGCTGA
- a CDS encoding mandelate racemase/muconate lactonizing enzyme family protein: MSIASVRTHRLSAPLHTPFVTALRRTSTVETLVVEVVDADGRSGFGEAPQVWRVTGASIGGARACVEEVLAPLLTRRNPDDLVALCAEVRRAVVGNEAAKAAVDVALHDLAARRLGVPLVRLLGGTSRRVGTDVTLSAGDAVELAGAAKQRVADGFDVLKVKVGTDASGDLARVRAVRAAAGPQTRIRLDANQGWTPREAVRVIRSVEDAGLDVELVEQPVHARDVAGLAWVAERVDVPILADESVYGLRDLVEVIQRRAADMVNVKLAKCGGLGPARALLELAAEHGLGTLVGSMMESQIGIGAAASLVAAYGTSAVSDLDAAWWLAWSPVQGGIRYENAAVLLPDAPGLGIAGLHRTPPPTS; encoded by the coding sequence ATGTCGATCGCCTCGGTACGCACCCACCGGCTCTCCGCTCCGCTGCACACGCCGTTCGTGACCGCACTGCGTCGTACCTCCACAGTAGAGACCCTCGTGGTGGAGGTGGTCGACGCCGACGGGCGGTCCGGGTTCGGCGAGGCACCGCAGGTGTGGCGGGTGACCGGGGCGTCGATCGGCGGCGCGCGGGCCTGCGTCGAGGAGGTGCTCGCCCCACTGCTCACCCGACGGAACCCGGACGACCTGGTGGCGCTCTGCGCGGAGGTGCGCCGGGCGGTGGTCGGCAACGAGGCGGCGAAGGCGGCGGTGGACGTCGCACTGCACGACCTGGCGGCCCGGCGGCTCGGCGTACCGCTGGTACGGCTGCTCGGCGGTACGTCCCGGCGGGTCGGCACCGACGTCACCCTGTCGGCCGGGGACGCGGTCGAGTTGGCCGGGGCGGCGAAGCAGCGGGTGGCCGACGGTTTCGACGTACTCAAGGTGAAGGTCGGCACCGACGCCTCGGGTGACCTGGCCCGGGTCCGGGCGGTACGCGCCGCCGCCGGTCCGCAGACCCGGATCCGGCTCGACGCCAACCAGGGCTGGACGCCCCGGGAGGCGGTCCGGGTGATCCGCAGTGTCGAGGACGCCGGCCTGGACGTGGAGTTGGTGGAGCAGCCGGTGCACGCCCGGGACGTCGCCGGGTTGGCCTGGGTGGCCGAGCGGGTGGACGTGCCGATCCTGGCCGACGAGTCGGTCTACGGGCTGCGCGACCTGGTCGAGGTGATCCAGCGGCGGGCCGCCGACATGGTGAACGTGAAGCTGGCCAAGTGTGGCGGGCTGGGGCCGGCCCGCGCGCTGCTGGAGTTGGCCGCCGAGCACGGCCTCGGCACGCTGGTCGGCTCGATGATGGAGAGTCAGATCGGGATCGGCGCGGCCGCCAGCCTGGTCGCCGCGTACGGCACCAGCGCCGTCTCCGACCTGGACGCCGCCTGGTGGCTGGCCTGGTCGCCGGTGCAGGGCGGCATCCGGTACGAGAATGCCGCCGTGCTGCTGCCCGACGCACCCGGCCTCGGCATCGCCGGCCTGCACCGGACGCCCCCGCCGACGTCCTGA
- a CDS encoding serine hydrolase: MPWDTLDGELAALPGTVSVYAGRLGRRPAYTRLPDTPHYAASTMKVAVLAALYRAAEAGEVELDAPVPVVNEFDSARPGAGRFCCAPDYDNDEAVWARVGGTAPLRWLAERMIVRSSNLATNLVLGHVGLPAVAQVWADSGARHSHTRRGIEDFAARDAGLDNQVTAADLARLLGGIARSRLASPGACAAMLDVLLAQERGEDLAAGLPPGTRIAHKNGWVRGVRHGAGVVFPDDAPPYAVVVCTSAPPDGAGGPPGEDRDARARRLVARVSALVWAARHRLGTVG, encoded by the coding sequence ATGCCCTGGGACACGCTCGACGGTGAGCTGGCGGCGCTGCCCGGCACCGTCTCGGTCTACGCGGGTCGGCTCGGCCGCCGGCCCGCGTACACCCGGCTGCCGGACACCCCGCACTACGCGGCCAGCACCATGAAGGTGGCGGTGCTGGCCGCCCTGTACCGGGCCGCCGAGGCCGGCGAGGTGGAGTTGGACGCGCCGGTGCCGGTGGTCAACGAGTTCGACTCGGCCCGGCCGGGCGCGGGCCGGTTCTGCTGCGCGCCGGACTACGACAACGACGAGGCGGTCTGGGCCCGGGTCGGCGGCACCGCCCCGCTGCGCTGGCTCGCCGAACGGATGATCGTCCGCTCCAGCAACCTCGCCACCAACCTGGTGCTCGGGCACGTCGGGCTGCCCGCCGTCGCGCAGGTCTGGGCCGACAGCGGCGCCCGGCATAGCCACACCCGGCGGGGCATCGAGGACTTCGCCGCCCGGGACGCCGGGCTCGACAACCAGGTCACCGCGGCCGACCTGGCCCGGCTGCTCGGCGGGATCGCCCGGTCCCGGCTGGCCTCCCCCGGCGCCTGCGCCGCGATGCTGGACGTGCTGCTCGCCCAGGAGCGCGGTGAGGACCTGGCCGCCGGGCTGCCGCCGGGCACCCGGATCGCACACAAGAACGGCTGGGTACGCGGCGTCCGGCACGGCGCCGGAGTGGTCTTCCCGGACGACGCGCCCCCGTACGCCGTGGTGGTCTGCACCAGCGCGCCGCCGGACGGTGCCGGTGGGCCGCCCGGCGAGGACCGGGACGCGCGGGCCCGCCGTCTCGTCGCCCGGGTCTCCGCCCTGGTCTGGGCCGCCCGACACCGTCTGGGGACCGTCGGCTGA